From the Drosophila sechellia strain sech25 chromosome X, ASM438219v1, whole genome shotgun sequence genome, the window AAAAACCTATGTACatatttgcaaattgttttGACAAAGGTTGAGCACTAGGATCCTAGGGTTATCTTTGTACTACGTGGCAGTCTAATATGAGTTTGTGTGACTCAACATAAGGGAAAAGATATAGGTATCTTAAGAAAGTATTCTCggtatgtaaatatatatatatatagcttaaTCACAAAGTCATTCGCTTTCATTTTAAGTATGCTTTTTGAACTACTGAGGTGCCTTTTTTTGTCTTTCCTAACTTTGAGAACTACAAACGTTGTATTGGAGATTGTTGAAAACAAAGATGACATTTCGCCACTGATTCTAGAGATCTTTTGTTCTTTGTGGCCGGTTTTCCATTTCTTAGACCCGCGCACCCAAACCGTCCCACTTTTCTATATAATTGTTATTTtcctatatttttttattttattaagaaAGTTCGATACGACAGCTTCTTCTTTCCCACTtgattatattattattattattattgtatgcaaaccttttttttttgttataatcgTAAGtgcaatatttttattattaagttcAACTGAACAAAGGCAAAGGAGTCCACAGACCAGGTTTATCTCCCAGACATCAATCATTGAAATATTGTTACTCATTGTTAATTCACATTATCATATATATCCACATATGCAAAggtaaaataaatcaaaaacgaAAACCGAACAAAAGGATCATTTGACCCCATATCGGCTTTAACACTTGTAATACCAATTGGGCACAAGCGCATAAGAAAAATTGAAACGCAAAAGAACGATTAACATTCTTTATGTGTAACTTTATtgttaataaacaaaaagcacTGATGTACATATTGTATGAATAAAACGATAGATGCGGAAAGAAGAGTCCCCATACCAGCAAATTGCATCGGAAGTTGTTTTCTAATTAGGCAACTTGATCACATCagattttgaatattttttcctgaAGTACGAAAGTCCATTGGAATCGAACATATATGGTGTCTCCTCTATGCTTTAAAATGCATTCGTCATTTGCTGTGTTtctaatttataattaatgaGCGTATTACAACATAAGAGTAAATTCCCGACTTGGTCAGGAGGATGTCGTGGAAAAGAGGTTACTTCCTGTGTAACTAATCGTCTACCTTTggctaattaaaaaaaaaatcgaaatcgtAGATAGTTtgttgggtggtggtgggtggttggtaTGGCCGTAAATCTCACACCTGACGGATTACACTCGCAATGTGAGCAGAGATCAATTCATCCTCCTCTTTCGTCGGCTGGGTCTTTTGCTTGGGAAAAACGTGTTGATCGTCCTTGAATTTACAAATATCCGTGATAATAAATGCATCGTTGAATGAAACGGGCAGGAAGACGACATTCAACTTGTTTTCTAGTGCATAAAATAGATCGTCTTCGTCGGCcacctccttctcctcctccgaTGAAACTTCTTCCTCCTCGTCATTTTCAGATTCACTCTCATCATCCGATTTGCTAGCGTTGTTGGCGGTGTCTTCGTCATGGGTACCACACAATGGTTCCGGGACACCTTCTGGCCGATGGCCAATCACCTGTACGGATAGCTTCCTCATGTTATTGCCGTCAATACCCATAACAAAATCAATGATCTCATTCTTTTGAAGCGTGCGCAATACTTCAATCTGGCGCCGTCGACGATCGAAGAGATAGTGTTCGTTAATGATCTCGTCCCAGTTGCGATTCATTTCCGTGCTCAATGCCATGTCCGCCACCAGCTTCAGCTTGATCAGCGAGTCGCGAGTGTGTTCGTATTCATCCTCAGGCAGGTGGCGCAGAATTTGCAGCATTTTGGCTCGGAACACCTCGATGCGGCCCTCCACATGGCTGGACGTTGTCTTTGTTTCCTGTGAGTTAACCATAATGGAATAGCCAGCAATGCCGTAGTTGACTCTAACAGTGGCGCCCACATGGTAGCCCAGCTGCTCTTTGGTCCTCAATTGGTCAAACAATGGTTCGTCCACGAACATCATCAACAGATCAAGAATGCTCTCCACACGAACGGTATTGGGTCCGATTTGATAGAAGTTTGTGATCACCGTGTTTGTATCCTGCTCATTGAGCGCATGGCATCGGATAATACTAGTTCCCACCGGCAGCTTTACGGTAACATCGTCCAAGTAGTGTCCACGGTCCCTGATCTGCTTGCAGTCGAGGCGACTTAGCAACGAGTTCATTACATTGTGAGCGGACTCCTCCGTATAGTTGCCCTGGATGAGAGACTGGATGTATAGTTGCTTGGGGAACTCCTGGGCGAACTCGCGCATCTCCTCCAAAGTAATACCGTTTAGGCACTTGAACTTGTCGATCATCAGCCAGCGGACTCGTTCCAGAACACAGAGACGAACATCTCTGAAAAATGGCGAGCAAGATGTATAGTTTAGTATCAGCATTGTGTAATTTCAGGGATTTCTTACCTGTTCAGTGCCTTTGGCTTGATCAAAGTGTTGAAAAAGGTTTTACGCTGGTTCTTTACGAAGGCAGAAAGCATATTTTCGTCGAGCGTCTCTGCCACATGGAGCATGCCTTCGGCAATGGCTTCCACGATGAGATGCAGTTTTTCATTGTAGCCGCACACTTTGAGGAGCAAGCCCTTTTCGATGGTGCTTATGGTGTAAGAGAGTCCGGCGCTTATGGCTGGATAAAGTTCCTCGCACACATGGAACCTGACCATTTCCTCGTAAAGTGAGCACATGGCATCGCTGAACGAAAAATTAGGTGTTAATATATGAGAGGAACTTAGAGAACGACGCGTATGTATGTACTTACTtcttggcactttgccgctgCAGCGGCGAGATAAAATAGAAAGCCATATGGGCTTCAGGTAAATCGAACTTATCGTCCTGGCGGAACCAGAGCTCGCACGTGTCCGTCTTGATCAGCAACTTCGGGGATTCGGGAACTTCCGGCTTTCCCATCGAGTGCCAATGCAGTGTGAAGTCTTCCGTGACAAATTTATTCGGCTCGGGCAAGAACAATTCCGGAAGGGGCTTCGAGTCCTCCCACAGCTTGCGCCACTTCTCTGGCATTGGAATGGTGGCGTACTCGGTGCCGAACCACTCTTCCGTCTTATCAAAGGCGGAGACGCCTTCATACTTTTTGCGTGAGGTCACCATCAGGTTGAACTTCATCTCATTCAGGTGGCTAATCAGTTCTTTGAGATGCTCCTCATTGTACTCATAGTAGAGCTCCTTGCCGGTGAGAATATCTTTTGGTGGGAAATACTTCGAGTTCAACACCAGCTCCTGTACATTGTCAAAGGCTGGACGCTGAGCATTGAAACGGAAACCGGTTTCCTCGATGCGCTGTTGCTCCTCGTAAACTTCCTTCATCGAACCGCAGTTCGAAAAGAGCTTGACGTAGGCAAATGTTGCGGCCAAGACCTCGTCCAGATTCTTAAAGCCCTCGTCGGTGAGATAAATGCAAATGTTAAACAGG encodes:
- the LOC6619923 gene encoding nardilysin — encoded protein: MLWQRYSAQLFRRFEFHVRTKRRSPITQLAGVRAITYSSLCKMTDQVKYLDTPDKSETDKKLYKTLLLGNGLHALIVSDPSPMPHDGFTTSESSSNKSSLSTSGSTTSRSDSSSSTSTNSESSEETDSEEGDEKLAACALLIDYGSFAEPTKYQGLAHFLEHMIFMGSEKYPKENIFDAHIKKCGGFTNANTDCEETLFYFEVAEKHLDSSLDYFTALMKAPLMKQEAMQRERSAVDSEFQQILQDDETRRDQLLASLATKGFPHVTFAWGNMKSLKENVDDAELHKILHEIRKEHYGANRMYVCLQARMPIDELEALVVSHFSGIPHNDVKAPDLSSFNYKDAFKAEFHEQVFFVKPVENETKLELTWVLPNVRQYYRSKPDQFLSYLLGYEGRGSLCSYLRRRLWALQLIAGIDENGFDMNSMYALFNICIYLTDEGFKNLDEVLAATFAYVKLFSNCGSMKEVYEEQQRIEETGFRFNAQRPAFDNVQELVLNSKYFPPKDILTGKELYYEYNEEHLKELISHLNEMKFNLMVTSRKKYEGVSAFDKTEEWFGTEYATIPMPEKWRKLWEDSKPLPELFLPEPNKFVTEDFTLHWHSMGKPEVPESPKLLIKTDTCELWFRQDDKFDLPEAHMAFYFISPLQRQSAKNDAMCSLYEEMVRFHVCEELYPAISAGLSYTISTIEKGLLLKVCGYNEKLHLIVEAIAEGMLHVAETLDENMLSAFVKNQRKTFFNTLIKPKALNRDVRLCVLERVRWLMIDKFKCLNGITLEEMREFAQEFPKQLYIQSLIQGNYTEESAHNVMNSLLSRLDCKQIRDRGHYLDDVTVKLPVGTSIIRCHALNEQDTNTVITNFYQIGPNTVRVESILDLLMMFVDEPLFDQLRTKEQLGYHVGATVRVNYGIAGYSIMVNSQETKTTSSHVEGRIEVFRAKMLQILRHLPEDEYEHTRDSLIKLKLVADMALSTEMNRNWDEIINEHYLFDRRRRQIEVLRTLQKNEIIDFVMGIDGNNMRKLSVQVIGHRPEGVPEPLCGTHDEDTANNASKSDDESESENDEEEEVSSEEEKEVADEDDLFYALENKLNVVFLPVSFNDAFIITDICKFKDDQHVFPKQKTQPTKEEDELISAHIASVIRQV